One Salvelinus sp. IW2-2015 linkage group LG35, ASM291031v2, whole genome shotgun sequence DNA segment encodes these proteins:
- the LOC112067955 gene encoding pre-mRNA-splicing factor ATP-dependent RNA helicase DHX16-like isoform X1, whose product MANLEQWVSDSLHDILGLSDRYVAQFMIGSARKSSSAQGFVAHLKSTGTIDINQRVIAFAQELYEKIPRKQVVEKPARAIERHVMEIERKNRNYTLLSDSESDGEAVREREKEKKKSKDRGDKRKHLRKREESQSSSEEETPKSSKLGHGNQKSSKNDEEEEEEWEKEERERVLDLEERDAFAERMKLKDKDKTRNIMERTDKKGYEEAQKRLKMAEEDHKKIVSTLLKCPVAIVI is encoded by the exons ATGGCAAACCTAGAGCAATGGGTGAGCGACAGTCTGCACGACATCCTCGGCCTTAGTGACAGATATGTCGCCCAGTTCATGATCGGCTCCGCGCGTAAATCCTCGAGCGCTCAAGGCTTTGTGGCCCACCTCAAGTCGACGGGCACCATCGACATTAATCAGAGAGTGATCGCCTTTGCACAGGAACTGTATGAAAAG ATTCCTCGTAAACAAGTCGTTGAAAAGCCAGCCAGAGCGATAGAGCGACATGTCATGGAGATTGAGAGGAAGAATCGAAATTACACCCTACTGTCGGACAGCGAGAGTGACGGAGAggcggtgagagagagggagaaggagaagaagaaaagtaAAGACCGAGGCGATAAGAGGAAGCACCTCAGGAAAAGGGAGGAGAGTCAATCATCTAGTGAAGAGGAGACCCCTAAAAG TAGTAAGCTGGGCCATGGCAACCAGAAGTCCAGTAAgaatgatgaagaggaggaggaggagtgggagaaggaagagagagaacgcgTACTGGATCTGGAAGAGAGGGATGCCTTTGCCGAACGAATGAAACTGAAGGACAAAGACAAGACGAGGAACATCATGGAGAGAACGGACAAGAAG GGCTACGAGGAGGCTCAGAAAAGACTAAAGATGGCAGAGGAGGATCACAAGAAAATCGTGAGCACATTATTAAAATGCCCAGTAGCTATTGTCATATAA
- the LOC112067955 gene encoding pre-mRNA-splicing factor ATP-dependent RNA helicase DHX16-like isoform X2 → MANLEQWVSDSLHDILGLSDRYVAQFMIGSARKSSSAQGFVAHLKSTGTIDINQRVIAFAQELYEKIPRKQVVEKPARAIERHVMEIERKNRNYTLLSDSESDGEAVREREKEKKKSKDRGDKRKHLRKREESQSSSEEETPKSKLGHGNQKSSKNDEEEEEEWEKEERERVLDLEERDAFAERMKLKDKDKTRNIMERTDKKGYEEAQKRLKMAEEDHKKIVSTLLKCPVAIVI, encoded by the exons ATGGCAAACCTAGAGCAATGGGTGAGCGACAGTCTGCACGACATCCTCGGCCTTAGTGACAGATATGTCGCCCAGTTCATGATCGGCTCCGCGCGTAAATCCTCGAGCGCTCAAGGCTTTGTGGCCCACCTCAAGTCGACGGGCACCATCGACATTAATCAGAGAGTGATCGCCTTTGCACAGGAACTGTATGAAAAG ATTCCTCGTAAACAAGTCGTTGAAAAGCCAGCCAGAGCGATAGAGCGACATGTCATGGAGATTGAGAGGAAGAATCGAAATTACACCCTACTGTCGGACAGCGAGAGTGACGGAGAggcggtgagagagagggagaaggagaagaagaaaagtaAAGACCGAGGCGATAAGAGGAAGCACCTCAGGAAAAGGGAGGAGAGTCAATCATCTAGTGAAGAGGAGACCCCTAAAAG TAAGCTGGGCCATGGCAACCAGAAGTCCAGTAAgaatgatgaagaggaggaggaggagtgggagaaggaagagagagaacgcgTACTGGATCTGGAAGAGAGGGATGCCTTTGCCGAACGAATGAAACTGAAGGACAAAGACAAGACGAGGAACATCATGGAGAGAACGGACAAGAAG GGCTACGAGGAGGCTCAGAAAAGACTAAAGATGGCAGAGGAGGATCACAAGAAAATCGTGAGCACATTATTAAAATGCCCAGTAGCTATTGTCATATAA